Below is a window of Mycoplasmopsis anatis DNA.
GTTTCTAATGTCTAGATTTTATTAAACTGAAATTTTATTAGATTGCAATTTTGTAATTATTTAATATAATTAAAGAATGTATGAGATAAATTTAGTTAAATTACCAAGGAAAGTATTAAGAGAAAAATCGTTAGATGTACCAATTCCTCTTTCAGATGAAGATATTGAATTAGCTGAGAGAATGATTTATCATGTTGATGATAGTCAAAAACCTAATACAAAATTCAGGCCTGCTGTTGGAGTTGCTGCCGTGCAATACGGTATATTAAAGAGAGTGTTTTATATTCATGTTAAGGATTATCAAGATAAAACTATTTTCAGAGATGTTTTATTTAATCCTATAGTTTTAAATAAATCATTATTATTAAATGCACTCGCTGAAGGTGAAGGTTGTTTAAGTGTTGATGATAGTTGACCAAATCAAGAAGGTTATATCCATAGAGCGAATCGTATAGTTGTCAAGGCTTATAGTTATTTTCAGCAAAAAGAAGTTACCTATGATGTATCAGACTACGTCGCTATTGTCATGCAACATGAATTAGATCACTTGGATGGCAAACTTTTTATCGATCATATTAGTAAAAAACATCCTTGAAGAAAAAAAGAAAAATGTAAATACTTATAGAAAGGAAAGATATGCAAGATTTAATTAATACATTAAGCAAAATTGTTGAGTTTAAATATACTACAGCAATAATGATTATTTGATTTATTTTAGTTCTTGTTTTAGGTTATTTATGAGGATTTAAACGTGGACTAATCGCCAACATTATTAATGTTGCTATCATTTTTGTGGCTTTAGTTGTTGCAGCTATAATCTCTGTTCTTGTTAAACCATCTATTTCAAACGCATTAATAAAAGCCGATGAGAGTGGAATGCTTAAAGATTCTGGATTAGTCAATACCCTAGTAGGTTATTTAGCATTATTTATTCACTTAATTTGCCTAATATTATTTATGGTTGCTTCTGGTATATTAGGATTGTTTAGAAAAAAAGTTAAAAGATCTACCATGAGACCATTTTATGGTTTAATAAGTATGGCTGGAGCAGTTCCATTAGCTGCGATTTCAACAGCTGCAATTAGCCCAATTACTAAATATGATAATGGAATGAGTAAATTTGTTGGAGCACTTAGTTTAGGAGTTACTTTTAGTACCGCTAACAGTGCTGAAGGTGTTGTAGAAGCTTTAGTTAAGTTTCAAGAAAATATGAATAAAATAAATAGTGATAACCCTAAAGAAAGGGAAGAAGGTGCAAAAAATCTTTTAAATGATCCTTCAATCGGGAACTTGTTAGATAAATTGATTGAAGAAAATAACAAAAAAGAACCAAATAAAACTGATACCAACACAAATGTTGATAAAAATCAACCTTCTCAACCAAACACTCCAAATAACCCTAAACCACAACCATCTAACCCAAACAACCCTGAACCACAACCATCTAACCCAAACAACCCTGAACCACAACCATCTAATCCAAACAATAGCACTATTATAGATAATAAAATTCTTGAAGAGTTAATTGGTGATAACAAAGAATTTTTTGAAGAACTTAAAACCAATAATCAAATAGCAGAAAATATCAACAAATTTGTTGAGATTGATGTTAATGAAATAACAAAAGAACAAATTCAAGAAATTACTTCTGAATTAGTTCAAAATGCTAGAAAACACTTTGGTGAATCAAAACAAATTGATGCTATATTATCGGTTGTTGAAAAAGAAGGAATTGAATCTCTTTCAAATAATGGTGTTAAAATCGTTGATTTAGGAATTACTTTAGTTAAAAATCAAATTGGAGAAAATACAAATATTCAGTTTGATAAAATCGGAACAAAACTTAAAGATATTATCAATAAAGCAGCTGAATTAAAAAATATAAATAACTAATTACTGTTGTTCAAAAACCAAGATACAAGCTCTAATAGTATTGAGCTTGTATCTTGGTTTTTAATATAAAACAAAAATAAAAATCAACCATAATGGTTGATTAATGATTATGCAACATATTTTCTTTAATGTTTTTTCAATCTATACAATCACATGCAAATTTTGAGTAATTTTTATCAAGTGATATATGATCAAGGTATTTGGAATAAGTTTTTTTAAATTCTGGATGTAACTTATAATATACACTAGCACCCTTTTTGAATGATTCAACTAATTTTAGTTTTCTTAAGTACATGAAATGTTTTGATACATTAGCTTGTTTTTGACCTGTAAGTTCGATAAGAGATTGTACATTACACTCATTTTCTTCACATAAATATAAATGAATTAATAATTGTAAATTTAATTTAGACGAACAAACCTTAAAAAAATCTTCTAATTTAATCAATGTTATTTGTCCTTTGTACTCTTATTATTCTTTTTGGTTGAATTTTTCTTGGTAGGTCTTAAAACATTATCTTCCTTAGCTTTAGTAGCTTTTTTTATTACTTCAGGAACAATTGTTTCATCATTTTGTTCTTGTTTATCATCTTCATTAAAATATAGTGCTCACTCTTTGGATAATTCGTTAATATCTCTGCTATTTTCATTATAAAAGTCATCAGAAAGATTTAATTCAATTTCTTGGTCATCATCATTTCTGACAAAATTGTTTGCACCATAATTTGAATTAATGAATTTTAATATTTCTGAGTCTTCGTATCACTTCATTTCATTGTTCTTAATTATTGATCAATTGATTATATTTACCAACTTAACATCATAATTCTTTGATTTTAAGAATTTATATTTATCCTTAAATTCTATAAAGTTGTTCACATTTTTAACATAACTAAAATCATCGAAAATGTATGCTTTATATGGCTTTTTATCAACTAAAACCATTAAGCCGATATTTAATGTACCAACTGAGTAATTTTGAATCAATTCAACATTGGTTTTATTTCTAGTAACTTTATCAATATCGTTAACAACTATGTCAGAAATGTTATTTTCATAATTAGAAACTACAGAGTTTTTACCACGATTAATTGCGATTTTTACAAAATCACGTCTTTCTTGATCAGTTTTTTCTAAGAATTCCAATCAAAGTCTAAATA
It encodes the following:
- the def gene encoding peptide deformylase; this translates as MYEINLVKLPRKVLREKSLDVPIPLSDEDIELAERMIYHVDDSQKPNTKFRPAVGVAAVQYGILKRVFYIHVKDYQDKTIFRDVLFNPIVLNKSLLLNALAEGEGCLSVDDSWPNQEGYIHRANRIVVKAYSYFQQKEVTYDVSDYVAIVMQHELDHLDGKLFIDHISKKHPWRKKEKCKYL
- a CDS encoding CvpA family protein, which gives rise to MQDLINTLSKIVEFKYTTAIMIIWFILVLVLGYLWGFKRGLIANIINVAIIFVALVVAAIISVLVKPSISNALIKADESGMLKDSGLVNTLVGYLALFIHLICLILFMVASGILGLFRKKVKRSTMRPFYGLISMAGAVPLAAISTAAISPITKYDNGMSKFVGALSLGVTFSTANSAEGVVEALVKFQENMNKINSDNPKEREEGAKNLLNDPSIGNLLDKLIEENNKKEPNKTDTNTNVDKNQPSQPNTPNNPKPQPSNPNNPEPQPSNPNNPEPQPSNPNNSTIIDNKILEELIGDNKEFFEELKTNNQIAENINKFVEIDVNEITKEQIQEITSELVQNARKHFGESKQIDAILSVVEKEGIESLSNNGVKIVDLGITLVKNQIGENTNIQFDKIGTKLKDIINKAAELKNINN
- a CDS encoding ArsR family transcriptional regulator, which produces MIKLEDFFKVCSSKLNLQLLIHLYLCEENECNVQSLIELTGQKQANVSKHFMYLRKLKLVESFKKGASVYYKLHPEFKKTYSKYLDHISLDKNYSKFACDCIDWKNIKENMLHNH